A single window of Pirellulales bacterium DNA harbors:
- a CDS encoding MATE family efflux transporter gives MTLAANRPLTEMPGTLRPMLSLALPVLAEQMLNALVGLTDRFLTGHFLEGKAYLAAINQSAYVLWLFTCLFATVSIGATALVARFVGGGDWTLARRAVHQSLMLGAMFVLAIVGVAVVIGHELILMTGLEADAVEFTERYLAIILIAMPAIMVEQVGIACLRGSGDTISGLMAMIAMNGVNMALSSALCIGVGPIPKFGWEGLAIGTATGYYAGAAIVLVRMARNRRGIGLDWRLLRPDSDLLRRLLRVGLPGGADFAAIVACHLWYLRIINRVGDMAAAAHGITNTAESFSYLPGVAFQVAASTLAGQFLGARDPQRAGRSVSMACRVGGGVMTVMGGAFLLLSEPITAFFVNDQQRDIAVLAASALRIAAIGQPFLALTMVLSGALRGAGDTRWPLLFTFVGFICVRIPLAYWLAWPEVPLGHTGIVIAGWNLGLLGAWTAAVADIIVRCCLVSFRFYHGGWKQVRV, from the coding sequence GTGACACTCGCCGCCAACAGGCCACTGACGGAGATGCCGGGCACGTTGCGGCCGATGCTGTCGTTGGCCCTACCTGTGCTGGCCGAGCAGATGCTCAATGCGCTGGTGGGCCTGACCGACCGCTTCCTAACGGGACATTTCCTGGAAGGCAAGGCATATCTTGCAGCAATCAACCAGTCGGCCTATGTGCTGTGGCTGTTTACGTGTTTGTTCGCGACGGTCAGCATAGGAGCTACGGCGCTGGTGGCGCGATTCGTCGGCGGCGGTGATTGGACGCTGGCGCGGCGGGCGGTTCATCAGTCGCTCATGCTTGGTGCGATGTTTGTGCTTGCGATCGTAGGTGTTGCGGTCGTCATTGGGCATGAACTAATTCTGATGACGGGGCTGGAAGCCGATGCCGTCGAGTTCACGGAGCGCTATTTAGCCATTATCTTGATCGCCATGCCGGCGATCATGGTCGAACAAGTGGGCATTGCCTGTTTGCGTGGATCGGGCGACACGATTTCCGGTCTGATGGCGATGATCGCGATGAACGGCGTCAATATGGCGCTGAGTTCGGCGCTGTGCATCGGTGTGGGTCCGATTCCAAAATTTGGCTGGGAAGGATTGGCGATCGGCACCGCGACGGGATATTACGCTGGAGCGGCGATCGTGCTCGTCCGGATGGCGCGCAACCGCCGCGGGATTGGCCTCGATTGGCGGCTACTGCGGCCTGATAGCGATCTGCTTCGGCGATTGTTGCGAGTGGGTTTGCCCGGCGGGGCCGATTTTGCCGCGATCGTTGCCTGTCACTTGTGGTACCTGCGGATCATTAACCGAGTGGGAGACATGGCTGCCGCGGCACACGGCATTACGAACACCGCAGAGTCGTTCAGCTATTTGCCGGGAGTCGCGTTTCAAGTGGCGGCGAGCACGCTGGCAGGGCAATTTCTTGGGGCGCGCGATCCACAGCGCGCCGGCCGCAGCGTGTCGATGGCCTGCCGGGTTGGCGGCGGCGTGATGACGGTGATGGGGGGCGCGTTTCTGCTATTATCCGAGCCGATCACCGCATTTTTTGTCAACGATCAGCAGCGCGACATCGCCGTGCTGGCCGCGTCGGCGTTACGCATTGCCGCAATCGGCCAACCGTTTCTTGCGCTCACGATGGTGCTGAGCGGGGCGCTGCGCGGGGCAGGCGATACACGCTGGCCGCTGCTGTTCACATTCGTCGGCTTCATCTGCGTGCGAATTCCGCTGGCGTATTGGCTTGCCTGGCCAGAAGTTCCACTTGGCCACACCGGCATCGTAATCGCCGGCTGGAATCTCGGCCTGCTCGGTGCCTGGACGGCGGCAGTTGCGGACATCATCGTGCGCTGCTGCCTGGTGAGCTTTCGGTTTTACCACGGCGGCTGGAAGCAGGTGCGAGTATAG